In the genome of Aureimonas sp. OT7, one region contains:
- a CDS encoding multicopper oxidase domain-containing protein — protein MNTLSRRGFLAAGAAMLAYAQVPRMAAAQDATPLSLRAASRTLDIDGRAATVWGLAGPSGQGLTLDPGMPFRVDLTNELDTATLIHWHGQIPPNAQDGVPDMPLPMLAPGETRAYDFAPLPGTYWMHAHVPLHEMRLLAAPLIVRSAEDVAADRQEVVLFLHDFSFKAPEEVMAEIKSGHGATGNHGSGTGTGTGGMSGMNHGAMGNMPMTGMDHGAKGGMMGMGTMDGMTMDLNDYDWDAYLANDRTLSDPEVVQVERGGRIRLRVINAAAATVFWLDTGEAQARLVAVDGHAVQPLSGTRFGLAMGQRLDLEIDLPSEGGAWPILALREGARERTGLILATPGAEIRHIDALAETEAPAFDTDLAQETRLIASESLPERPVDRSHMVMLGGSMQPYVWTINGAVWGQHRAVTARRGERIVLSFHNMSMMGHPMHLHGHVFQVVGLNGRAVTGAQRDTVYVPPMSMVDVALDAGEAARWMLHCHHMPHLETGMMTEFAVSA, from the coding sequence ATGAATACCCTTTCACGACGCGGCTTTCTCGCCGCTGGCGCGGCCATGCTGGCCTACGCTCAGGTGCCCCGGATGGCGGCAGCGCAGGACGCCACGCCGCTATCGCTTCGCGCCGCCAGCCGCACGCTCGACATCGACGGACGCGCCGCCACTGTCTGGGGCCTTGCCGGGCCATCCGGACAGGGCCTGACACTCGATCCCGGCATGCCGTTCCGGGTGGATCTAACGAACGAACTCGACACCGCCACACTGATCCACTGGCACGGCCAGATCCCGCCCAATGCGCAGGATGGCGTGCCCGACATGCCCTTGCCGATGCTCGCCCCCGGCGAGACTCGCGCCTATGACTTCGCACCGCTGCCCGGCACCTATTGGATGCACGCGCATGTTCCGCTGCACGAGATGCGCCTTCTGGCCGCGCCCCTGATCGTGCGCAGCGCCGAGGATGTCGCCGCTGACCGGCAGGAGGTGGTACTGTTTCTGCATGATTTCTCATTCAAGGCACCCGAAGAGGTGATGGCGGAGATCAAGTCCGGCCATGGTGCCACGGGCAATCACGGAAGCGGCACAGGCACAGGCACGGGCGGAATGTCAGGTATGAACCACGGCGCGATGGGAAACATGCCGATGACTGGCATGGATCACGGCGCCAAGGGCGGCATGATGGGAATGGGGACCATGGACGGCATGACGATGGACCTCAACGACTACGACTGGGACGCCTATCTTGCCAATGATCGTACGCTCTCGGACCCGGAAGTGGTGCAGGTCGAGCGCGGCGGGCGTATCCGCCTGCGGGTCATCAACGCCGCTGCGGCGACGGTGTTCTGGCTCGACACCGGCGAAGCGCAGGCCCGGCTCGTCGCGGTTGATGGCCATGCCGTTCAGCCGCTCTCCGGCACGAGGTTCGGTCTGGCCATGGGCCAACGGCTCGACCTTGAGATCGACCTGCCTTCGGAGGGCGGTGCCTGGCCGATCCTCGCGCTGCGAGAAGGCGCGCGGGAGCGCACCGGTCTGATCCTTGCCACTCCGGGCGCCGAGATACGGCACATTGATGCTTTGGCAGAGACCGAAGCACCGGCCTTTGACACCGACCTTGCGCAGGAGACGCGCCTGATCGCTTCCGAATCCTTGCCGGAGCGGCCGGTGGACCGCAGCCACATGGTGATGCTGGGCGGCTCGATGCAGCCCTATGTGTGGACGATCAACGGTGCCGTCTGGGGCCAGCATCGCGCGGTTACCGCGAGGCGCGGCGAACGGATCGTGCTGTCCTTCCACAATATGTCGATGATGGGTCACCCGATGCATCTCCACGGCCATGTGTTCCAGGTCGTCGGGCTGAATGGACGTGCGGTCACGGGCGCGCAGCGGGACACGGTGTATGTGCCGCCGATGTCGATGGTCGACGTGGCACTCGATGCCGGAGAAGCCGCGCGCTGGATGCTGCATTGCCATCACATGCCGCATCTTGAAACAGGCATGATGACCGAATTCGCGGTCAGCGCATAG
- a CDS encoding cation diffusion facilitator family transporter: protein MSMSHGGHAGHMPASGDRKALVISGWLTGLYFIVELGIGIWTGSVAVMSDAFHTFSAVGGVLIALVAMRLGERKSSPSRTFGYIRAEILGALFNGLFLVAMALYVLWMGAMRLMEPIELATTPMLIAAAGGIATELVALWLMYERQKDNLNMRGAYWHILQTFVGSFLIIVSALVIRFTGFVAIDPLLGMAFGLLLLWASWGIMREALHILLQGTPEDLDLEAAIEAIRQLEGVTDVHHVHAWSLTSGRNVFSSHVCVGDFQEGERVLRQASNLLRERFNIYFSTLQIEEYCLDGEDSAAEIDIMQSQTGQERTSIGKIHDNH from the coding sequence ATGTCAATGTCTCACGGCGGTCATGCCGGCCACATGCCGGCGAGTGGTGATCGCAAAGCGCTCGTCATTTCGGGCTGGCTTACCGGCCTTTACTTCATCGTGGAACTCGGGATCGGCATCTGGACGGGCTCAGTCGCCGTCATGTCGGATGCCTTCCACACCTTCTCGGCCGTGGGCGGCGTGCTCATTGCGCTGGTCGCCATGCGTCTGGGTGAGCGAAAATCCAGCCCCTCGCGCACCTTCGGCTACATTCGGGCGGAGATCCTGGGGGCCCTCTTCAACGGCCTCTTCCTCGTCGCCATGGCTCTCTACGTGCTGTGGATGGGCGCGATGCGCCTCATGGAGCCCATCGAACTGGCCACGACGCCGATGTTGATCGCCGCAGCGGGCGGCATCGCCACCGAGCTTGTCGCGCTCTGGCTCATGTACGAGCGCCAGAAGGACAACCTGAATATGCGGGGTGCGTATTGGCACATCCTGCAGACCTTCGTCGGCAGCTTCCTCATCATCGTCTCGGCGCTGGTGATCCGATTCACGGGCTTTGTGGCCATCGATCCGCTGCTTGGCATGGCCTTCGGACTGCTGCTGCTCTGGGCTTCCTGGGGTATTATGCGCGAGGCATTGCACATCCTGCTGCAAGGCACGCCCGAAGACCTCGACTTGGAGGCCGCCATCGAGGCCATACGGCAGCTAGAGGGGGTTACCGACGTGCACCACGTCCATGCCTGGAGTCTGACATCCGGGCGCAATGTATTCTCAAGCCACGTCTGCGTTGGGGACTTTCAGGAAGGCGAACGGGTGCTGCGACAAGCAAGCAATCTCCTGCGCGAGCGTTTCAACATCTACTTCTCGACGTTGCAGATCGAGGAATACTGCCTCGACGGCGAGGACTCTGCGGCCGAGATTGACATCATGCAGTCTCAGACGGGGCAAGAACGGACCAGCATCGGAAAGATCCACGACAATCACTGA